AGGTTGTTGACATAGGCGAAGGCCTGCAGGTTCTCGCGCGGTTGCCAGGTCAGCCGGGCATTGGCCACGGTATAGGAATCGACCCAGGTGTCGCGGTCCTCGTTGTCGTCGGAATAATAGCCGTCGGTATGGCGCAGCTGGCCGCTGAGCCGCCATTCCGGGGTGATGTCCCAATCGGCCGCCAGCGAAAGCGTATAGTCCGGGGACCGGCCGAAGCGATGGCCCTGGTAATCCGCCGCCGCGCTGGTGAAGCGGCTGATCTCGGTATGCAACAGGCCCAGCCCCGCCTTGACCCGCAGATTGTCGCGCAGCAGATAGTCCATCCCCAGTTCCAGGCCATAGGACTTGGCGCGCTCGGCATTGACGGTGATCGAACTGCCGATGTTCTCGGGCAGGCTGGTCACGACATAGCGCTGCGCATCATGGAGCTGGGTGTAGAACAGGTTGCCGGTCAGTTCCAGCCGGTCGTCGAGCAACCGGGTGCGGCCGAAGATCTCGTAGTTCCACGAGGTCTCGGCGTCGAAGGGCACGTATTCCCCGCTGGTCAGGTTCAGCGTCACCCCGCCTGGGTTGTAACCCTTGCTGATCATGGCGCCGATGCGGGTCGATGCGTCCAGGTCATAGGCCAGCGCGATCCTGGGCAGCCAGGCGTCGAAGCTTTCGTCGTAATCCAGCACGTTCGGGGTAAAGCTCGACACGCCGCGCCGGGTGATGTCGTCGCGCTGATAGCGCAGCCCGCCGGTCAGGCTCCAGCGGTCGGCAAGGCGCCAGGTGGTTTCGGCGAATATCCCCAGGCTGTCCTTGCGGTCGTCATAGGTGGTGGTGCCGCGGTAATCCAGAAGCTCGTCCGAATCGGTGCGCGAGACGAACAGTCCCGCTACGCCGCTGAACTGGTCTTCGGGCGTCCCGAAGGTTACGCGCGTCTCGTTCGAGGTCACGTCCTGATCCAGGATCGCTGTGCCCGCGCTGACCGGCTCGGTCGAGCGTTTGACCCAGATGTCGGAATATTGCAGCTGGTTGAACAACGTCCAGCCATTGCCGAATTCATAGCTGACATCAAGGATGGTGGTGTTCGTGCGCAGCCGCCAGCTGGGATTCGAGGCGGTGGCGCTTTCCAGATCCTCATAGGGCTCGGTCGCGGCTTCCCAGTTCGGCCGGTTGGTCAGGCTGTGCGAGAAGGTCAGCTTGCCCTCGAGCCCCGGGATCTCCTGCGGCTGCCACAGCAGCTTGGCGCGGATGGTGCGGGATTCATGGTCCTGGTCGGTCGAGCCGACGGCGAAATCCGGGTTGGTATAGTCGATGTAATTGTCGCGCGCCCAGTAGTCGACGGCGATGCGCCCGGCCAGATCCTCGGACAAGGGCCCCGAGGCCATCAGGCTGGCGCGGCGGCGGTTGTGGCTGCCATATTCCAGCTGCGCGGCGCCCTCGGGCTGGAAAGTCGGATCCTTGGTCTTGACGATGATCGCCCCGGCGATCGAGTTCGCGCCTTGGGTCGCGGTCTGCGGGCCGCGAAAGACCTCGATCGACTCGACGTCCCAAAGCGCCTGGCTGCCCCAGACGATCTCGTTATAGCCCAGGTAATGCCCGTCCAGATTGAAGGCCAGCCGCGGGGCCGTGCCGCCGAAGAAGGCCACCGCGCCGGAATTCGGACCCTCGCTGTCCTGCCCGCGGATGGTGGGGGCGCCGCCTTGGCCGCCCGAGGCGACATAGGTCACGTTGGCGATGCCCGTCGCCGCATCGGCGGTGCTGTCCTGCCCGCCGCTCTCCTCAAGGTCGCGCGTGGTCAGGACGGCCACCGAAGAGGCGGTATCCTTGATGCTGCGCGCCTGCTTTTCGCCGGTCAGGACGATTTCGTCCAGCCGCACCGCCTCGGCCATGCCCTGATTGTCCTGAGCCAGCGCGGGGGCCGTGGCCAATGCCAGCATGGCGACCGTGCCAAGCAGCACCGGGATTTTATGTCCATTCATCTCCAAACCCTATCCAGATCTACTGCGGGCTGGCGAATGCTGGCTGCCATTTGCGATTCCGTTCCCCCGGCGGGAAACCGCCGAGCGACAGCGCCGGGTTAACCGATTGACAAGGCTTGGGGCAAGGGCGGCGGCGCCTGGGAATCCAGGGCGTGACCCCTGCGCCACAACCTGCGCCGCAGGATCACTTTACACCCATCTGCAGTTGTGCGACAGTAATCCGATAAAAAAGATAAGATACCGTGCGTTCAGCCCTCCGCCAGTCGTCACGGTCGGGATTTCGGCGGAGCGGACATGGTCCTCCCTATCAAGGAAGATTTGCCCACCCTTCGCCAGCGGATTGCGAAAGGAGATTGCTGTGGCAGATCACGCTCTGGACTGGCAGGCCCGCTGCCCGTTCTGGCCCCGGGACGTTGCTGACCGTTACCGCGAGGCCGGGATCTGGCGATACGAGACATTCTTCGACCTTCTGGCGCGGCAAGCCGGGCGGCTGGGTCGGCGGATCGCCCTGATCGACGGAGAGCGGCAGATCGGTTACGACCGGTTGCACCGCGATGCGCTGGCATTGGCGGGCGGGCTTTCGGCGCTGGGACTGGTCCGCGGCGACCGGGTGGTGGTGCAATTCCCCAATTGCGGGGAATTCGTCACGCTGTTCTTCGCGCTTTGCCGGCTGGGCGTCGTGCCGGTGCTGGCCTTGCCCGGGCATCGCGACCTTGAGCTTGGCCAGTTTGCCGATTTCACCGGCGCCCGCGCGATCCTGACGGCGCAGGAGCCCGAGGGGTATGACATGGTGGCGCTGGCCCGGCGGGTGCAGGCCAAGGTTCCCTCGGTCCGGCATGTGGTGGTGCTGGGCGACAGCCGGGACGCGACGCCCTTCGACAGCCTGTTCCGTCCCGATCTCCCGTTGCCGGCCGGTCCCAATGCCGAGGACGTGGCCTGCTTCCAGATCTCGGGCGGGACGACCGGCGTGCCCAAGCTGATCCCGCGCCGGCACATGGAATATCTTTACAACATCCGCATGGCGGTGGCGGCCAGCGGGCTGGACGGCGATACGCGCTATCTGTGCGTGCTGCCGATGATGCACAACTTCCCGATGGCCTGCCCGGGTTTCCTGGGCACGCTGCAGGCCGGGGGCACGGTGGTCGTCGCACCCGAACCCGAGGCCGGGATCTGCTTCGACCTGATCGCCCGCCATCGCGTCACGATGACCGCGCTGGTGCCGCCGCTGGCGCTGCTGTGGCTGGATGCGCAGGCCGGGCTGGGGGCGGACCTGTCGTCGCTGCAACTGCTGCAGGTCGGCGGCGCCAAGCTGAACCCGTCCAGCGCCCGGCGCATCCGGCCGGAGCTGGGCTGCCAGCTGCAGCAGGTCTTCGGCATGGCCGAGGGGCTGGTCTGCTTCACCGCGCTGACCGACAGCGAGGAGCGTATCGTGAACACCCAGGGCCGGCCCATGTCACCCTGGGACGAGCTGCGCATCATCCGCCCGGATGGGCGCGAGGCCGCCATCGGCGAGCCGGGCGAGCTGCAGGTCCGCGGCCCCTACACGATCCGCGGCTATTACGACATGGCCGGGCACAATGCCCAGGCCTTCACCGCCGACGGGTTCTATCGCTCGGGCGACATCGCGCGGCGCGATGCCGACGGCGCGATCACCGTCGAGGGGCGGGCCAAGGACCAGGTGAACCGGGGCGGCGAAAAGATCGGCGTGGACGAGGTCGAGGATCTGCTGGTCGCCCATGCCTCGGTGCTGGATGCGGCGGTGGTGGGGCGGCCCGATGCGCTGATGGGCGAAAGGCTTTGCGCCTTCGTGCTGGCCGCGCCGGGCACCACGCCCCGGCCAGGGGCGTTGCGCCGCCATCTGGCCGAGGCCGGGCTTGCCGCCTTCAAGATCCCCGAAGAGGTGATCGTGCTGGATCGCTTTCCGCAAACCGGCGTCGGCAAGGTCAACAAGCGCCAGCTGCGCGAGCAACTGCGCGAGGCGCATTTCCCCGATCCCGTCGCCGCGCGGCAGGAGGAGCGTGCATGAGCCCGGCCGTCGTGGCGCCCGAGGATCTGGCGCCGGACCTGGTCCCGCCGGAAGCGGTGGCGGGGCTGGGCGACGTCCGGCGCGGCATCGACCTGATCGACGCCCGCATCGTCGGGCTGCTGGGGCTGCGGCTGCGCTATGTGCTAGCCGCGGCGGACTTCAAGCCCGACATCGCCTCGATCCCCGCGCCGGAGCGGGTGCGGCAGATGCTGGACGAACGCGCGGCCTGGGCCGCCGAGGCGGGCCTCGCCCCCGATTTCATCGGCCCCCTGTTCGGGCAGGTGGCGGAATGGTTCATCCGCCAGCAGGTGGCGCATTGGCGGGCCTGCCGCGCAGAGCGGCCGGCCGCAGACCGCCGGTCGTCGGCCCCGGCGCCCTCGCCGTCAGCGCGGCCCGCCGGCCAGCCAGCCCTCGACCGCGTCGAGCGTGTGCATGGCGCTGGCGACTGAAGGGCTGGTGATCCTGGCGGAATCCAGGAACACCATCCGCCCCTCGCGCGCCGGGGCCATGAAACGGTCCCAGCCGGGCGAAAGGCGGTCCAGCGCCGCGCGCGCGGCCGCCTCGTCCCGCGCCGGGGCGGCGAAGCTGGTCATCACCAGCAGCAGGTCGGGGTTCAGGCCGGCCAGGCTTTCGGCCCCGATGGGCAGGATCAGCATCGAGCGCGACTGCCGGGTCGAGCCCTCGCCGGCGATCTCGGCCCGGCGATAGCCCAGGTCCTCCAGGGCCTGCACCGCGCCGGACATGCCGGCCACGACATTGGCCTGGTCGGTCAGCATGACGATGAGATAGGTCTTTTCCCCCGGCGCCTTGGGCAGGCGGTCGGGAAACCGGCCGCGCAATCCGTCAAGCCGGGCCTGATAGGCGGTCCTGAGTTCGCGAAAGCGGTCCTCGCGATGCAGGACGCGCGCCAGCTCCTCCTGCACGCTGAAGCCGTGGGCGGTCGCGGCGCTGCTGTTCTGCAGATAGACCGGCGCCGCCTGGGACAGGGCCTTGGCCTTGCCGGTATCGTAATCGGTGCCGATGATCAGGTCGGGCCGCAGCGCGCGCAGCTTTTCCAGGTTGATGCTGCCCACCGGGCCGATCCCGGGGATCGGGTCGGCATCCTTGGAACGTCCCAGCATCTCGTGCAGGAAATCCACCGCGGTCAGGCTGGAGCCGTCGTCGCCCCGGCCGTAGATTCCGACGACCGGCACGCCCAGTTCGATCAGCGGCACCGCCAGCACCGGCTCGTGC
This Paracoccus pantotrophus DNA region includes the following protein-coding sequences:
- a CDS encoding (2,3-dihydroxybenzoyl)adenylate synthase; this encodes MADHALDWQARCPFWPRDVADRYREAGIWRYETFFDLLARQAGRLGRRIALIDGERQIGYDRLHRDALALAGGLSALGLVRGDRVVVQFPNCGEFVTLFFALCRLGVVPVLALPGHRDLELGQFADFTGARAILTAQEPEGYDMVALARRVQAKVPSVRHVVVLGDSRDATPFDSLFRPDLPLPAGPNAEDVACFQISGGTTGVPKLIPRRHMEYLYNIRMAVAASGLDGDTRYLCVLPMMHNFPMACPGFLGTLQAGGTVVVAPEPEAGICFDLIARHRVTMTALVPPLALLWLDAQAGLGADLSSLQLLQVGGAKLNPSSARRIRPELGCQLQQVFGMAEGLVCFTALTDSEERIVNTQGRPMSPWDELRIIRPDGREAAIGEPGELQVRGPYTIRGYYDMAGHNAQAFTADGFYRSGDIARRDADGAITVEGRAKDQVNRGGEKIGVDEVEDLLVAHASVLDAAVVGRPDALMGERLCAFVLAAPGTTPRPGALRRHLAEAGLAAFKIPEEVIVLDRFPQTGVGKVNKRQLREQLREAHFPDPVAARQEERA
- a CDS encoding TonB-dependent receptor, with amino-acid sequence MNGHKIPVLLGTVAMLALATAPALAQDNQGMAEAVRLDEIVLTGEKQARSIKDTASSVAVLTTRDLEESGGQDSTADAATGIANVTYVASGGQGGAPTIRGQDSEGPNSGAVAFFGGTAPRLAFNLDGHYLGYNEIVWGSQALWDVESIEVFRGPQTATQGANSIAGAIIVKTKDPTFQPEGAAQLEYGSHNRRRASLMASGPLSEDLAGRIAVDYWARDNYIDYTNPDFAVGSTDQDHESRTIRAKLLWQPQEIPGLEGKLTFSHSLTNRPNWEAATEPYEDLESATASNPSWRLRTNTTILDVSYEFGNGWTLFNQLQYSDIWVKRSTEPVSAGTAILDQDVTSNETRVTFGTPEDQFSGVAGLFVSRTDSDELLDYRGTTTYDDRKDSLGIFAETTWRLADRWSLTGGLRYQRDDITRRGVSSFTPNVLDYDESFDAWLPRIALAYDLDASTRIGAMISKGYNPGGVTLNLTSGEYVPFDAETSWNYEIFGRTRLLDDRLELTGNLFYTQLHDAQRYVVTSLPENIGSSITVNAERAKSYGLELGMDYLLRDNLRVKAGLGLLHTEISRFTSAAADYQGHRFGRSPDYTLSLAADWDITPEWRLSGQLRHTDGYYSDDNEDRDTWVDSYTVANARLTWQPRENLQAFAYVNNLFDDRSVTYLRASRSIGGFEATVVEPRELGIGLKMTF
- a CDS encoding ABC transporter substrate-binding protein, with amino-acid sequence MRRLLMTALVALAAIGTGQAAEVTDDTGRQVRIPDDPQRVVALHEPVLAVPLIELGVPVVGIYGRGDDGSSLTAVDFLHEMLGRSKDADPIPGIGPVGSINLEKLRALRPDLIIGTDYDTGKAKALSQAAPVYLQNSSAATAHGFSVQEELARVLHREDRFRELRTAYQARLDGLRGRFPDRLPKAPGEKTYLIVMLTDQANVVAGMSGAVQALEDLGYRRAEIAGEGSTRQSRSMLILPIGAESLAGLNPDLLLVMTSFAAPARDEAAARAALDRLSPGWDRFMAPAREGRMVFLDSARITSPSVASAMHTLDAVEGWLAGGPR
- a CDS encoding chorismate mutase → MSPAVVAPEDLAPDLVPPEAVAGLGDVRRGIDLIDARIVGLLGLRLRYVLAAADFKPDIASIPAPERVRQMLDERAAWAAEAGLAPDFIGPLFGQVAEWFIRQQVAHWRACRAERPAADRRSSAPAPSPSARPAGQPALDRVERVHGAGD